From Nicotiana tabacum cultivar K326 chromosome 15, ASM71507v2, whole genome shotgun sequence, the proteins below share one genomic window:
- the LOC107823467 gene encoding transcription factor MYB78-like: MALRKGPWTVEEDFTLINYIALNGEGRWNSLARCAGLRRTGKSCRLRWLNYLRPDVRRGNITLEEQLLILELHSRWGNRWSKIAQHLPGRTDNEIKNYWRTRVQKHAKQLKCDVNSKQFKDTLRYLWMPRLIERIQAAKIPSNSCSEVAQQPGPNTNINELEPFQLANNNNNNNNSNPSTSFETENSNVAPLSDLSDCCYDYPGNQISIIKPDYYQVNHSNQLCYEDFQAMDQQNIQLWMESGDIFENLWNINEDMWSLEKQD; encoded by the exons ATGGCCCTTAGAAAAGGTCCATGGACTGTTGAAGAAGACTTCACCCTTATCAATTACATCGCTCTAAATGGTGAAGGTCGTTGGAATTCCCTCGCCCGCTGCGCTG GTTTGAGACGAACGGGGAAAAGCTGCAGGTTGAGATGGCTAAACTATCTTCGACCAGATGTTCGTCGAGGAAATATTACTCTTGAAGAACAACTCTTGATTCTTGAACTTCATTCTCGTTGGGGCAATCG GTGGTCAAAAATAGCTCAACATTTGCCAGGAAGAACTGACAACGAGATAAAGAATTACTGGAGAACCCGAGTTCAAAAGCATGCCAAACAACTAAAATGTGATGTCAACAGCAAACAATTTAAAGATACACTACGTTATCTTTGGATGCCAAGGCTTATTGAGAGAATTCAAGCAGCCAAAATTCCCAGTAATTCTTGTAGTGAAGTGGCTCAGCAGCCCGGTCCGAATACGAACATCAATGAGCTCGAGCCATTTCAACTggccaataacaacaacaataataacaacagtaATCCAAGCACGAGCTTTGAAACCGAGAATTCCAACGTGGCACCACTCTCTGACCTGTCTGATTGTTGCTACGATTACCCTGGTAATCAAATTAGCATTATTAAGCCAGATTATTATCAAGTTAATCATAGTAATCAACTATGCTACGAAGATTTCCAAGCAATGGATCAACAAAACATACAATTATGGATGGAAAGTGGAGATATTTTCGAAAATTTGTGGAACATTAATGAAGATATGTGGTCCTTAGAGAAGCAAGATTGA